The region TTCACCTACCTGCGCCCCGGCACGGTGCTGGGCGACGCCGGCAAGCTGGGGGCGTTCGTCGAAGCCAAGAACGCCACCATCGGCACCGGCACCAAGGTGCCGCACCTGACCTACATCGGCGACGCCGACATCGGCGAGCACAGCAACATCGGCGCGTCCAGCGTGTTCGTCAACTACAACGGAGAAACCAAGAGCCGCACCACGATCGGTTCGCACGTGCGCACCGGGTCGGACACCATGTTCGTCGCGCCGGTGACCGTCGGCGACGGCGCCTACACCGGCGCCGGCACGGTGATCCGCGAGGACGTCCCGCCGGGTGCGCTCGCCGTGTCCGCCGGACCGCAGCGCAACATCGAGGGCTGGGTGCAGCGCAAGCGGCCCGGCAGTGCCGCCGCACGGGCCGCCGAACAGGCGAAAGCCGCCGAGGGAGCCGGTGAAGCTACCGGCGAGTAGCATTTCGTCGCCGTTTATTGGCATTCTGGTAACCCGCCACCGTCTGCGTGTCAACGCTACGTACGATGGCCCGAGAATCGATCCCCCATCGATCTAGAAGCCGAGGGCAGCCCCGTGAGCCACGACTGGACCGACAACCGCAAGAACCTGATGCTCTTCTCCGGTCGGGCGCACCCCGAACTGGCCGAGCAGGTCGCCAAGGAACTCGACGTGCCGGTCACCGCGCAGACAGCGCGCGACTTCGCCAACGGCGAGATCTTCGTCCGTTTCGACGAGTCGGTGCGCGGCAGCGACGCCTTCGTGCTGCAGAGCCACCCGGCGCCGCTGAACACGTGGCTGATGGAACAGCTGATCATGATCGACGCGCTCAAGCGCGGCAGCGCCAAGCGCATCACCGCGATCCTGCCGTTCTATCCGTATGCCCGGCAGGACAAGAAGCACCGCGGCCGCGAGCCGATCTCGGCCCGCCTGGTGGCCGATCTGTACAAGACGGCGGGCGCCGACCGGATCGTCACCGTTGATCTGCACACCGACCAGATCCAGGGATTCTTCGACGGCCCCGTCGACCACATGCGCGCCCAGAAGCTGCTGACCGGCTACATCGCGGAGAACTACGCCGACCACGACATGGTCGTCGTCTCCCCCGACTCCGGCCGCGTCCGCGTCGCCGAGAAGTGGGCCGACTCGCTGGGCGGCGTGCCGCTGGCCTTCATCCACAAGACCCGCGATCCGCTGGTGCCGAACCAGGTGAAATCCAACCGGGTGGTCGGTGATGTCCGGGGTAAGACCTGCATCCTCACCGACGACATGATCGACACCGGCGGCACCATCGCCGGCGCGGTGAACCTGCTGCGCGAGGACGGCGCCAGCGACGTGATCATCGCCGCCACCCACGGCGTGCTGTCGGACCCGGCGCCCGAACGCCTGGCCAACTGCGGCGCCCGCGAGGTCATCGTCACCAACACGCTGCCGATCGGCGACGACAAGATGTTCCCGCAGCTCACGGTGCTCTCGATCGCGCCGCTGCTGGCGAACACCATCCGCGCGGTCTTCGAAAACGGCTCGGTGACAGGGCTTTTCGACGGATCGGCGTAGCCGGATGGCACAGGCAGAGACCCGGATCTACCACAACCCGAAGTGCTCGACGTCGCGCAAGACCCTGGAGTTGTTGCGGGACAACGGCATCGACCCCGAGGTGGTGCTCTACCTGAAGAACCCGCCGACGCGCGACGAGCTGGCGACAATGATCGCCGACGCCGGGATCGATGTGCGCACCGCCGTCCGCAAGCGCGAATCCCTCTACGAGGAACTGGGATTGGCGTCGGCGTCCGACGACGAGCTGCTCGACGCGATGGCCGAACATCCCATCCTGATCGAGCGCCCGTTCGTCGTGACGCCCAGGGGCACCAGGCTGGCACGGCCCCTCGACTCGGTCCGAGAGATTCTGTGACCGCTTCCCGGGCGGCCGTCGCCGCGGCGGTGGTGCTGGCGTGCGCGGGCTGCGGAACCGAAACGCCCGACTATCAAGCGGTCTGGTCGACGACGAGTGCGACGTCCTCCTCGGCGGCGCCGACGACTTCGGAGAAGCCCGTCCCCATCGCGGCCTACCTCGAACAGTCCGGTGTGTCGGGCAAGCCGGTCGCGCCCGACAAGCTGACCGACATCACGATCTCGATGCCGATGCCACCGGGCTGGCATCCCTACCAGAACACCAATCTGGCGCCCGGCACCCGCACGATCGCCAAGGGCGACACCTATCCGACGGCGATGCTGATGGTGTTCGAGCTCGACGGCGACTTCAACATCGCCGACGCCCTCAAGCACGCCAACGTCGATGCGCAGATCTCGCAGAACTTCCGGTCGCTGAACTCGTCGAACGCTCCGTTCGACGGCTTCCCGTCGTCGATGATCGAGGGCAGCTACGACCTCAACGGGGCGCGGATGCACAGCTACAACCGGATCGTCATCGCCACCGGTGCGCCCCCGAAGAACCAGCGCTATCTCATCCAGTTCACCGTCACCGGGTTCGCCGACAAGGCCGCCGAGGAGGCTCCCGACATCGAGGCCGCGATCAAGGGCTTCTCCGTGACCGTGCCCAAGGCGCCACCCCGCTGACCCCCTTCTCCGCCGAACTTGCATTCCACGCGTCGAATTGCGAGTGAGGACCGCGCGGAATGCGAGTTCGGCGAAACTCTAGGGTGGTGGCCATGAGCGACTGGACCGCCGCCGATCTGCCCTCCTTCGCCGGCCGTACCGTCGTCGTCACCGGCGCCAACAGCGGGCTCGGACTGGTGACGGCGCACGAGCTGGCCCGGGTGGGAGCCACGACGATCCTGGCCGTGCGCAACCTCGACAAGGGCAACGCCGCCGTGGCGGAGATGGCCGGCGATGTGCAGGTGCGCCGGCTCGACCTGCAGGACCTCTCGTCGGTCCGGGAGTTCGCCGAGGGCACCGGCACGGTCGACGTCCTGATCAACAACGCCGGCATCATGGCAGTGCCGTACGCGCTGACGGTGGACGGCTTCGAAAGCCAGATCGGCACCAATCATCTGGGGCACTTCGCGCTGACCAACCTGCTGCTGCCGAAGATCACCGACCGCGTCGTCACGGTGTCGTCCTTCATGCACCTGTTCGGCTACCTCAGCCTCAACGACCTGAACTGGAAGTCGCGGCCCTACCTCGCCTGGCCCGCCTACGGCCAGTCCAAGCTGGCCAACCTGATGTTCACCACCGAACTGCAGCGTCGGCTCGAGTCGGCGCGCTCGCCGCTGCGGGCAGTCGCGGCGCATCCCGGGTACTCGGCGACCAACCTGCAGGGCCACAGCGGGGGGCGCCTGGGCAGTCGGATCATGGACGCCGGCAACCGATTCTTCGCCACCGATGCGGACTTCGGCGCACGCCAGACGCTCTTCGCGGCGTCGCAGGACGTCGCCGGCGACAGCTTCATCGGGCCGCGTTTCGCGATGCGGGGGCGCACCGGTGACGCCTGGCGCAGCCCCCTGGCTCGCGACGGCGACAAGGCCGCTGCGCTGTGGACGCTCTCCGAGCAGCTCACGGGCACCGAGTTCCCTCTCTGATTTTTCGCTGACCACTGCTGTGCGCTACCCTTGCGGACGCGTCACGGCGAGGGTGGCCTGCAGGCCGCCGTTATCGACGGGAACCCGCATCTTCATTGGTGAGCGACCCTGGCCGTGCCCGACCCGACTGGCACAGGAGCAACGACCATGGCACAGAACCCCACCAACAATCTCACCGCGCAGGTCCGGACCGCGACCGGCAAGGGCGCCTCGCGCCGCGCCCGCCGCGAGGGCCGCGTTCCCGTCGTGCTCTACGGCCACGGCACCGACCCGCAGCACCTGGAGATCGACGGGCACGACTTCGCCGCCGTGCTGCGCCACGCCGGCACCAACGCCGTGCTCACCCTCGACATCGACGGCAAGGAGCAGCTGGCGCTGACCAAGGCGCTGGAGATCCACCCGATCCGGCGCAACATCCAGCACGCCGATCTGCTGGTCGTGCGCCGCGGCGAGAAGGTGACCGTCGAGGTCACCGTCATCGTCGAGGGCGAGGCCACGCCCGGCACGCTGGTCACCCAGGAGGCCAACACCGTCGAGATCGAGGCCGACGCGCTGTCCATCCCGCAGCAGCTGACCACCTCGGTCGAAGGCGCCGAAGAAGGCACCCAGATCCTCGCCGGCCAGCTCGCGCTGCCCGCGGGCGTCACGCTGATCACCGATCCCGAGACCCTCGTCGTCAACGTCGTCGCGGCGCCGACGGAGGAAGAGCTCGAGTCCGAGGGCGGCGGCGCGTCGGTCGAGGAGCAGGCTGCCGAAGCCGAGGCTGAGGCAGGCGAAGCCGGCGAGGGTGGCGAGGAAGCCGCCTCCGAGTCCGAGTAGTCACGGGAGGATCTGTCCATGGCCGAACCCGTGCTCGTGGTCGGCCTGGGCAACCCCGGCCCGCAGTACGCCACGACCCGGCACAACCTCGGCTTCCTGGTCGCCGACGTGCTCGCCGATCGCATCGGTGCGGCGTTCAAGGTGCACAAGAAGTCGGGGGCCGAAGTCGTGACCGGGCGGCTGGGCGGTAAGTCGGTGGTGCTGGCCAAGCCGCGCACCTACATGAACGAGTCCGGCCGCCAGGTCGGGCCGCTGGCGAAGTTCTACTCGGTGGCGCCGGCCGACATCATCGTCATCCACGACGAACTCGACATCGACTTCGGCCGGATCCGGCTGAAGTCCGGCGGTGGTGTGGCCGGGCACAACGGCCTGCGCTCGGTGGGATCAGCGTTGGGCAGCAACGATTTTCAGCGGGTGCGCATCGGCATCGGCCGTCCGCCCGGCAGGCAGTCCGGGGCCTCGTTCGTGTTGGAGAACTTCAACTCCCGGGAGCGGCCCGAACTCGGCACGATCGTCGAGCAGGCCGCCGACGCGACGGAACTGCTGATCGCGCACGGCATCGAACCTGCGCAGAACACCGTGCACGCCTGGGCGTGACGGCTACCAGGACAGGACGATGCCAGTCCTGTTGTTGCGGGGGATCGACTCCACCACGTTGGGCGCGCGCGTTCCCGGCACGGCCTTGATCGAGACGCTGCCGTTGGTCTCGCACCTGACGATGCTGCCGGCTTCCTGGCATGTCGCCTGCGCTGCCGCGGTCGGAGCCGCGAGGAGCGAAGCCACGATCGCACTCGCGGTCAACGCCGTCGTCGTGATCGTCCAACGACTGGTCATGGTTTCTCCCTACTGAGAACGCTGTCCACCGAGAGTCCGATCAGGGGCACGACGACGCAAGGACTCGAGCACCCGGATCGAGCGTGAGATTGGCGCTGCCGACGTGGCGGAAGGCATCGTCGCGGGCTGCTTCGATGGTCGCTCCGGCGCCCCCGGAAACGATGCCACTGCTATCGTCGGCGCCGACCGACACCACGCAGAAGACATCGTTGGTCACTTCGTCGCTGCTGCATTGAGCGGCGCCCGCACCCTGGCAGACCGCGATCACTGCCGCCGCAGCGGCATCGTTGGTGGGACCGGTCGCCGAGAAGCCCACCAGCATTCCGTCGCGGACACCGGAACCGACGGCCCTCGACAGCACGCCGGTCTCCGCCACACCCCCGGGGCCGCCGGCCCGGGCGGGCGGCGAGGAGACCATCGACATCGAGACGCCGATGACCGCAGCCGCTGACATCAGAAGGACAGACGCTTGACGGACTACAGCCATGTCTCCTCCTGGGGGCACTCGGCCTGACGTCGAATCATAAGTCCGGCCGACGGCTGGGCCAACCCCCGAAGCGGGTCTACCTGCAGATTGACGGATGTCGACGCGCTGCAGGCCCGCGGCTAAGCGCCCCGAATCCCGCTGCCGACCCGTTTCACCGGCTTGTGCGGGAATCGCTTGGTGGCGTGGTCTTCGGCGTCGGAACCCGCTAGTACGTACAGTGTTTCGCGCTTCTCCTGCAACGGTTTGAGCACCAGCTCCATGAACCCCTTGCGGTCGTCGAGGTAGGGCTCGATGACCTCCTCTCCGGCCGGGCAGACCGCCAGACAGTACGCGGCTTTGTAGTTGGCCTTGAACGAAAGGCTCTGCCACATCGATGCATTTTCCGAATCGCTGACGCGCGAACGGAATTCATCCGCATCGGCGCTGTCGGCGATGGTCTGCACCCAGTCGGTGAACCCGCCCATGAACTCGCGGTAGTTGTGCACCGAGCAAGCGACGAAGTCGAAGTCGCCGTTCTTCTTGATCGCGCCCACCGGACACGCCGCAACGCACAGCTTGCACTCCAGACACGGCGAATAGTCCAGCGGCGCACCGTAACTGCTGATCTCGGCAGCCACCAGGACGGTGCCGAGCAGGATGAAGTTGCCGAACCGGGGATGGATGACATTGCGATGGATTCCCATCGCACCCAGTCCCGCGGCCACAGCGACGGGTTTGTGGGCGACCACCCAGATGCGGCCGGGGTAGCGGTCCATCTCCATCGGAAACGTCGCCGACGGGTTGATCACGCGATGACCGGCGTCTTGCAGCACGCGCGTGATCCGGTGCGCGGCGTCGTTCATGATCTCGCCGCTGCGATGGAACTCCTGGTTCGCGACGCTGCGTGCGGTGGACCGCACGTTGTCGCGGTTCATCTTGACCACCAGCGAGATGTAACTCCGCGCGCCCGGCAACGCCGCCTCGGCGTGCGGGAGTTCGGAGGCCAGGGCGGGGTCGGCGACGCGAGCGAAATCCACGTCGTCGGCGCCCGCGTCCAGACAGACCTGCCGCAGCCAGCCGGCGTCGATGGTGCCGGGTGGACGCGACGGGCGGGATCGCACGGCGCGCACCGTCGGGTGCTCGGCGAGGCGGTGGGGCAGATTGTCGGCCATCTAGGTATAGTACACAATACTCAGATAAGCGGCCGTAAAGAATCCGTTCTGACCCTGCATCGGGGGATCTTTCGCGGGTAGACCGGACGTATGCACAGCACACGATCGGGCTCACCGCACCGTCCGTGGGCCCGCATGTTCGACGGGGACCGCACATGGGGGTCGTTGACCATCCGCCCCGACCGTCTCGGGATGATCTGCTACCGCCTGGTGGTGTACCCACCGGGGATCAGCACCGTCGAGCGCCGCCGCCTTCGCGTGGCGCGCGGCTGGCCCGCGTGGGGGCCCCTGCTCTGGATCGCCTGCGAGATCCTGCTGCCCGGTGCCATCGGCCCGTGGGCGGCCCTGGCGCTGTCCACGGTGGTCGCCGCCGGCGCGGGCGTGCTCGCCCGCCGGTGCGCGGGCCGCACCCTCACCGGAGTCCGCTGCCTGACCGCGGTGGTGCTGGCCGGCTACGCCGACCCGGAATCGACCGCCGCCAGGGACCGCGTCCTGGCATGGGCGGAAACGCTGCTGGGGGCCGACGACGACCTCGCCCGTGGCGACATCTCGATCGCCGCACACGAGATGGCATGGTGGCGGGTCTACGACGACGTGACCGAAGCGCTCGCGAGCCGTCAGCCCGACGTCCGGCGCCGGTAGGCGGCCAGCGCGAACGGGGCGAACACCGCCGTCAGCGCCAGCGACCACAGGAACGTCGACAGCACCGGATGGTGCAGCGGCAGTTGAGCGCTCGCGGGTGCGGGCCCGCCGTTGCCCCAGAGTTCGCGCATCGCCTGGGCCAGGGAGGACACCGGATTCCACTCGGCGATCACCCGTAACCAGTGCGGCATCGGTTCGGTCGGCACGAAGGTGTTCGCCAGGAACGTGACCGGAAACAGCGCGGTGAACATGACCCCGTTGACCGCCTCGACGGTGCGCATCAGCGACCCGATGAGGATGCCGAACCAGATCATGCCGAAGCCGAACACCAGCAGAAGCGCGAAGGCCAGGACCGCTTCGGCGATGCCGTTGCGGATCCGCCAGCCGATCGCCAGCCCGGTCACCGCCATGACGACCACCCCGAGCGAGGAGTGGATGAGACTTGCGATGCTGCGGCCGATCAACACCGAGGACCGGGAGATCGGCAGGGATCGGAACCGGTCGATGATGCCCTTCTCGACGTCGGCCGTGATGCCCGACGCCACCACGAACGCCGAGAACACGATGGTCTGGGCCTGGATGCCGGGCAGCAGGAACTCCCGGTAGGAGGCGCCGCCGGTGTTGGTGATCGAGGCACCGAACACGAAGGCGAACAGCAGCACGAACATGATCGGCTGCGCGGTCACGTCGCTGAGCATCTCCGGCATGCGCTTGGTGTGGATCATGTTGCGCTTCACCATGATCCACGATTGCCGAGCCAGGCCCGTCGGCCGCGTCGCGACTTGCTGCAGGGTGACCGGCGCCTGGGCCTTCGTCTCCAGCGCGGTCACGCCGTGACCTCCTCGGTGTCGTCGGTGCGGTGTCCGGTGAGCGTGAGGAACACGTCGTCGAGGCTGGGCCGGGACAGGCCGATGTCGTCGACGCCGATGCCGCTGTCGCGCAGCCAACCGGCGACGCTGATCATGTCGTCGAGTCCGTCGGCCGACGCGGTGAGCCTGCGGGCGCCGGCGTCGGCGAACACCTCGGCCCCGCTGCGTTCCAGAAGACTCCGCGCGGAGCCGAGATCTCGGGCGTCGCTGACGGTGACCACCAGACTGGCTCGGCCGGCCTGTCGCTTGAGTTCCAGGGGTGACCCCTCGGCGATGATCCGGCCGCGGTCGATCACCACGATGTTGTCGGCGAGTTGGTCGGCTTCCTCGAGGTACTGGGTGGTCAACAGCAGGGTCGTCCCCTGGGCCACCAAGCCGCGCAGCACGTCCCACAGCTCGCTGCGGCTGCGCGGATCGAGCCCGGTGGTGGGTTCGTCGAGGAACAGCACCGGGGGCGACGCCAGCAGGCTGACCGCGAGGTCAAGCCGGCGCCGCATTCCGCCGGAGTAAGACTTGACCACGCGGTCACCGGCGTCGGTCAGCGAGAACTGTTCCAGCAGTTGACTTCCCAGCTTCTCGAGATCCTTGCGTCGGATACCGTAGAGACCACCGATCATCCGGATGTTCTCGCGGCCGGTGAGCAGTTCGTCGACGGTGGCGACCTGACCGGTCAGACCCATGTGCCGTCGCACCTGCTCGGGTTGGCGACGCACGTCGAAACCGGCGACCCGGGCGGTGCCGCTGGTCGGCTCGGTCAGCGTCGTCATCATCCGCACCGTCGTCGTCTTGCCGGCGCCGTTGGGGCCGAGCAGGCCGAGCACGGTACCCGGCGGAACCGAGAAGCTCACCCCGTCGACGGCGGTCTCGTGCCCGTACCGCTTGACGAGGTCGATCGCTTCGATCGCGGGAGCAGGGGGCATGACACCGACGGTATCGTCGCACCCCGACATGGGGCCATCGGTTTTGCGCTCGCGGGTAGGAGAACGGCCGCCGGTGGGGTACACCGGAGCCAGCACAAATCACCGTCTACAGGAGCATCCGAGTGGACGCGCAATGGTTGGCAGCACCTGAGTACGGGTTGGCCAGGGAGATCCTGCAGCGAGGCGTGGCGGCGATCTACCTGATCGCCTTCGTCGCCGCGGCGCGCCAGTTCCGTGCGCTCATCGGCGAGCACGGCATGCTGCCGGTGCCGCGCTTCGTCGAACGCGTGCCGTTCCGGGTCGCGCCGAGCCTCTTTCACCTCCGCTACTCCGACCGGCTCTTCGCGGCGATCGCGTGGAGCGGGGCGGTGCTCTCGGCGGCGATCCTGTCCGGGGCAGCCAACCTGGTGCCGCTGTGGGCGGCCATGGTGGCGTGGCTCGTGCTCTGGGTGCTGTACCTGTCGATCGTCAACGTCGGACAGCGGTGGTACGGCTTCGGCTGGGAGTCCCTGCTGCTGGAGGCCGGTTTCCTGGCGATGCTGCTGGGCAACGACGACACCGCGCCGCCGGTGCTGATCCTGTGGCTGGTGCGCTGGCTGGTGTTCCGCGTCGAGTTCGGCGCCGGACTGATCAAGATGCGGGGGGATCCGTGCTGGCGTGACCTGACCTGCCTGCATTACCACCACGAGACCCAGCCGATGCCGGGACCGTTGAGCTGGTTCTTCCATCATCTGCCGAAACCGTTGCATCGGGTGGAGGTGGCGGGCAACCACGTCGCGCAGCTCCTGGTGCCGTTCGCGCTGTTCGCGCCGCAGCCGGTGGCCAGCGCGGCCGCAGGCATCGTGATCGTCACGCAGCTGTGGCTGGTGATGTCCGGTAACTTCGCGTGGCTGAACTGGGTGACGATCGTCCTGGCGTTCGGTGCGATCGATCGATCCGCGTACTCGGCCGTCCTGCCTGTGTCGTCGGCTCCGGCGCTACCCACGCCTCCGCTGTGGTACGCCGCGATCGTCATCGCAGCCACCGCGTTGTCCGCCTTCCTGAGCTACTGGCCGGTGCGCAACATGCTGGGCCGGCGCCAGCACATGAACGCGTCCTTCAACCCGTTCCACCTCGTCAACACCTACGGAGCCTTCGGCAGCATCGGCCGCACACGCTACGAGCTCGTGATCGAGGGGACCGACGAATCCACCCTCACCGACCGCACGGTGTGGAAGGAGTACGGCTTCAAAGGCAAGCCCGGCGATCCGCGACGGCTGCCCCGCCAGTGGGCGCCGTACCACCTGCGGCTGGACTGGCTGATGTGGTTCGCAGCGCTGTCACCGACCTATGCGAAAGACTGGTTCGGACCGTTCATCGCACGGCTGCTGCGCAACGACGCGCCGACGCTTCGGCTGTTGCAGCACAACCCTTTTCCCGACGCGCCGCCGCAGCATGTGCGGGCGGCGCTGTATGAATACCGGTTCACCACGTGGCGGGAACTGCGCCATGAGCGAGCGTGGTGGCATCGCAGCCTCGTCGGGCAGTACCTTCCCGCGATCGCCCTCGGTGAGCTCAGCGCCAGGTGACGGCGCCCCGAGCGTGCGCAAAGTGGCTGATCTGGACGGCGTGTCGGCCGCAGACTCGCACGCTCGCGGGAAAAAGGTGAGGGGGCTGGCAGCTAGCCGGTGATCAGGGAGACGCTGTTCGAGCGGCGCAGCTTGCCCGACGGCGTCTTCGGGATGCTGCCGGGGCCGAGCACCACGACGTTGCGGGGACGGACGTCGACCTCAGCGACCACCTCGTGGGCGACCTGGTGCTCGATGCGGCGGACCTCCGCCGGGTCCTGCCAGGCGTTGGACTCGACGGCCACGGCGAAGGTCTCCCTCGAGTGGCCGGCGTCCAGCCGCACCGCCACCGCGCAGCCGGCGCGGACACCCTCGACGCGGCCCGCGGCGCGTTCGATGTCCGTCGGGTAGATGTTGCGGCCCGCCATGATGATGACGTCTTTGACGCGCCCGCACACGACGACGTGGCCTTCCTCGGTCAGGTAACCGAGGTCGCCGGTGTCGTACCAGCCGTGCTCGTCCTGCGCCGGGATGAAGCCGCCCATGGTCAGGTAGCCGGGGGTCAGGCTCTCGCCGCGCAATTCGATGACGCCGACCCCCCGCGGGGGCATCACGTTGCCGTGGTCGTCGATGACGCGGGCTTCGAGGTCTTTGAGCAGCGGGCCGAGCGTGGCCAGCCGCTTGGTGTTGCCCTTGGTCGCCGGCACGGCGCGCCGCAGCGCGGCCAGCAGGTCGGCGTCCACCTCGTCGACGACCAGACCGGCGCCGCACGGCGAGAACGACACCGCCAGCGTCGTCTCGGCCATGCCGTAGGCCGGCAGGATCGCGTCGGGGCGCAGCCCGAACGGCCTGCCCGCGTCGAGCAGATCCTCGACGTCGGCCGGCTCGACGGGTTCGGCACCCGAGAGGGCGAACCGCAGCGTGGACAGGTCGAACTCGCCGGGCTTGGCCTGCCGGCGCAGCCGCTTGGCCAGCAGCGCATACGCGAAGTTCGGGGCCGCGGTCATCGTGCCCTTGTACTTGTCGATCAGCTTGGCCCACAGCAGGGTGTCGCGCAGGAAGTCCATCGGCGTGACCTTGACCAGCTCGGCGCCGAAGTACATCGGGATGGTCAGGAAGCCCACCATGCCCATGTCGTGGAAGCAGGGCAGCCAGCTCACCATGACGTCGGTGTCGACGTCGTACTCGGCGCCGAGGAACATCGCCTCGGCGTTTGAGTGGATGTTGCGGTGGGTGATCTGGACCGCTTTGGGGGATCCGGTGGACCCGCTCGTCAACTGCATCAGCGCGAGGTCGTCCTCGCCCACCTCGATCGGATCGATCGGCTCGGACGCCAGCAGGTCGCCGACGGTGAGCACCGTGATGCCCTTCTCCTCGAGCACCGGAGCGGCGACCAGGAACGGCTCGGAGACGATGACGGCCTTCGCCTCGATCATCCCGATGACGTTCATCGTGTCTTCGGCCCACATGGCCAGGTCGGTGCGCGGGGTCGGCTGGTGCAGCATGGTCAGGCTCGCGCCGCGCATCCACAGACCCTGGGCGGTGGGAGCGATCTCGACGGGGAAACCGGCCAGGACGCCGACGGCGTCGCCGAGTCCCACACCCGCCTCGGCGAGCCCACCGGCGATGCGCCTGGCCCGCTCGTGGACCTCGCCCCAGGTGTGCCGGACCGGCTCGTGCGGTTCGCCGGTGACCATCCCCCGATCGGTGCTGCGGGCATTGCTGTACATCTTCTCGGTGAATCTGCTCACGACGACCTCCTCGCCGACATCTGCCCCGGTGCACATGCCCGTTTGCCATGTTCCGCCTGTTGAGCGGCCTTTTGAAGGAGGCGCGCACACAAAAGGGGAGCGGTTGTGTCTCGAATCGGTGATGTCGCGTAGGCGCGATCGGAACCCGAGCCGAACCCGGTGCCGCGTCCAACGAACCGCCCGCCGGGGTAGCCGGAGGGGGAACTGACCGCGTCCACTGCTCGACCGCTAGCTCTCACCGCCGATCATCTTAAGCAACTCTTAAGTAGCTGCCAAACTCGGGCGGGGATTGAGGCGTGCATCACATCTGTTGACCCGCCGGGTCAGCCGGCGGTCGAGGGGCTCGGGACGACGCGAGCGCCCTGGACCGGGCCGCTGGCCACCCGCACGGTCCGGCACACGCCCGCGCCGGCCAGCTCCGTGCCGATGTCGACGGCCGCGCCCGCCGAGGCGCACAGGAACGCACATGTCGGACCCGAACCGGACACGATGCCGGCCAGCGCGCCGGCCTCCACGCCGGCGCGCAGGGTCCGGCGCAGCGACGAGTCGAGGCTCAGGGCGGCGGGTTGCAGATCGTTGCCGAGCAGAGGCGCCAGCTGAGCCGGATCGCCCGAGGCGAGCGCGGCCAGGAGCGGCTCGGGGCTCTCCAGCCGTGGCGGCAGCGTGCGGTCGCCGGAGGCACGCAGCCGGTCGATCTCGGCGAACACCCTCCTGGTGGACAGTTCGCCCCGGGAGAATGCCAGCACCCAGTGGAAGGTGTTGCGGGCGAGGACGGTCGCGAGCTCCTCGCCCCGCCCGGTGCCCAGCGCCGTGCCGCCGTGCAGCGCGAACGGCACGTCGCTGCCGAGCTCGGCGGCCAGCGCGTGCAGATCCCTGCGCGGCACCCCGAGTTCCCACAGCGTGTTCATGGCCACCAGCACCGCGGCGGCGTCGGCGCTGCCGCCCGCCATTCCCCCGGCCACCGGGATCGTCTTGTCGATCGAGATCGCGACGTCGGGAGCCCGGCCCACGTGCTCGGCCATCAGCTCGGCGGCCCGCCACGCGAGGTTGCGTTCGTCGGTGGGCACCGAGTCGGCCCCCTCCCCCGACACCTCCACCGTCAGCATGTCGGACGTACGGACGGTCACCTCGTCGAGCAGGGACACGGCGTGGAAGACGGTGGTCAGTTCGTGATAGCCGTCGTCGCGCCGATCCCCCACGTCCAGATAGAGGTTGACTTTGC is a window of Mycolicibacterium chubuense NBB4 DNA encoding:
- a CDS encoding DUF6611 family protein, giving the protein MHSTRSGSPHRPWARMFDGDRTWGSLTIRPDRLGMICYRLVVYPPGISTVERRRLRVARGWPAWGPLLWIACEILLPGAIGPWAALALSTVVAAGAGVLARRCAGRTLTGVRCLTAVVLAGYADPESTAARDRVLAWAETLLGADDDLARGDISIAAHEMAWWRVYDDVTEALASRQPDVRRR
- a CDS encoding ABC transporter permease, coding for MTALETKAQAPVTLQQVATRPTGLARQSWIMVKRNMIHTKRMPEMLSDVTAQPIMFVLLFAFVFGASITNTGGASYREFLLPGIQAQTIVFSAFVVASGITADVEKGIIDRFRSLPISRSSVLIGRSIASLIHSSLGVVVMAVTGLAIGWRIRNGIAEAVLAFALLLVFGFGMIWFGILIGSLMRTVEAVNGVMFTALFPVTFLANTFVPTEPMPHWLRVIAEWNPVSSLAQAMRELWGNGGPAPASAQLPLHHPVLSTFLWSLALTAVFAPFALAAYRRRTSG
- a CDS encoding ATP-binding cassette domain-containing protein yields the protein MSGCDDTVGVMPPAPAIEAIDLVKRYGHETAVDGVSFSVPPGTVLGLLGPNGAGKTTTVRMMTTLTEPTSGTARVAGFDVRRQPEQVRRHMGLTGQVATVDELLTGRENIRMIGGLYGIRRKDLEKLGSQLLEQFSLTDAGDRVVKSYSGGMRRRLDLAVSLLASPPVLFLDEPTTGLDPRSRSELWDVLRGLVAQGTTLLLTTQYLEEADQLADNIVVIDRGRIIAEGSPLELKRQAGRASLVVTVSDARDLGSARSLLERSGAEVFADAGARRLTASADGLDDMISVAGWLRDSGIGVDDIGLSRPSLDDVFLTLTGHRTDDTEEVTA
- a CDS encoding lipase maturation factor family protein, with translation MDAQWLAAPEYGLAREILQRGVAAIYLIAFVAAARQFRALIGEHGMLPVPRFVERVPFRVAPSLFHLRYSDRLFAAIAWSGAVLSAAILSGAANLVPLWAAMVAWLVLWVLYLSIVNVGQRWYGFGWESLLLEAGFLAMLLGNDDTAPPVLILWLVRWLVFRVEFGAGLIKMRGDPCWRDLTCLHYHHETQPMPGPLSWFFHHLPKPLHRVEVAGNHVAQLLVPFALFAPQPVASAAAGIVIVTQLWLVMSGNFAWLNWVTIVLAFGAIDRSAYSAVLPVSSAPALPTPPLWYAAIVIAATALSAFLSYWPVRNMLGRRQHMNASFNPFHLVNTYGAFGSIGRTRYELVIEGTDESTLTDRTVWKEYGFKGKPGDPRRLPRQWAPYHLRLDWLMWFAALSPTYAKDWFGPFIARLLRNDAPTLRLLQHNPFPDAPPQHVRAALYEYRFTTWRELRHERAWWHRSLVGQYLPAIALGELSAR
- a CDS encoding fatty acyl-AMP ligase → MSRFTEKMYSNARSTDRGMVTGEPHEPVRHTWGEVHERARRIAGGLAEAGVGLGDAVGVLAGFPVEIAPTAQGLWMRGASLTMLHQPTPRTDLAMWAEDTMNVIGMIEAKAVIVSEPFLVAAPVLEEKGITVLTVGDLLASEPIDPIEVGEDDLALMQLTSGSTGSPKAVQITHRNIHSNAEAMFLGAEYDVDTDVMVSWLPCFHDMGMVGFLTIPMYFGAELVKVTPMDFLRDTLLWAKLIDKYKGTMTAAPNFAYALLAKRLRRQAKPGEFDLSTLRFALSGAEPVEPADVEDLLDAGRPFGLRPDAILPAYGMAETTLAVSFSPCGAGLVVDEVDADLLAALRRAVPATKGNTKRLATLGPLLKDLEARVIDDHGNVMPPRGVGVIELRGESLTPGYLTMGGFIPAQDEHGWYDTGDLGYLTEEGHVVVCGRVKDVIIMAGRNIYPTDIERAAGRVEGVRAGCAVAVRLDAGHSRETFAVAVESNAWQDPAEVRRIEHQVAHEVVAEVDVRPRNVVVLGPGSIPKTPSGKLRRSNSVSLITG